In Helicobacter sp. MIT 99-5507, the sequence TTGGGTGAAGAAAATCGTTGGTTTCATTATGGAATCACAAGTAGTGATACGATAGATACGGCTGTTGCATTGCAGATTCGAGATAGTTTATTATTAATTATTGATGATGCAGAATTATTACTATCAAAGCTACAAGAAAAAGCTTTTTATTATAAAGACACTCTTATGGTAGGAAGAAGCCATGGGATTCATGGTGAGCCTACTACTTTTGGGCTTGTTATTAGTATTTGGTATGATGAAATAAAAGTGCAAATACAAAGTTTAAAATCACTCTTAGATATAGTTTGTATTGGAAAAATTAGTGGTGCTATGGGAAATATGGCTCATTCACCGATAGAATTAGAAGAATTTGTATGCAGAGATTTGGGGCTTGGGGTAGCTAAAATTAGCAATCAAGTAATACAAAGAGATAGATATGCAAGATTATTTAGTGAAATTGCATTGCTAGCAAGCAGCTGTGAAAAAATCGCAGTTGCAATTAGGCATTTTCAAAGGACGGAAGTCTATGAGTGTGAAGAATATTTTAGTAGCGGGCAAAAAGGTAGTAGCGCTATGCCTCACAAGCGAAATCCTGTTCTTAGTGAAAATATAACAGGGCTTTGCAGAATCTTGCGTTCATATGTGATTCCTGCGATGGAAAATGTAGCATTATGGCATGAAAGAGATATTAGTCATAGCTCTGTTGAACGATTTATATTACCAGATGCTTTTATCACACTAGATTTTATGTTAAATCGTTTAAGCAATTTGATAGAAAATCTCGTTGTTTATGAAAAAAATATGCTAAAAAATCTAAATTTAACAGGTGGTTTGGTATTTTCACAAAGGATTCTATTAGAATTGCCAAAAAAAGGCATAAGTAGAGAAAATGCTTATAAAATTGTGCAAAGAAATGCAATGAAAGTATGGCAAGATTTGCAAAATGGCAAAAGTGCTCTAAATGATAAAAATGAGAGTTTATATCTTCAATATTTATTACAAGATAGTGAGCTAGCAAATCATTTAAGTGAGAGTGAAATAAGAGAATGTTTTGATTATGAATATTATAAAAAGAATGTAGATAAGATTTTTAAACGCGTATTTGAAGGTAAATTTTAAAAATATTTTAGAATAAATCTTGGAGCGAAATTTTAGGCAAGATTTGCTAGCATTTCTTTTCTCCATGATAGAAAGCAATTATTCATGATTGCTTCTCTTGCAAGTCTTGTTATCTCTAAATAAAAATATAAATTATGAATACTTGCAAGCCTAATATATAATGTCTCATTTGCCCTATATAAATGATTTAAATAGCCTTTAGAGAAATTTTTGCAAGTATAGCATTTGCAGTTTTCATCAATTGGGCTGCAATCTTCTTTTAGGTTTGCATTTTTGATACTCAATCTTCCAAATCTAGTAAATATCGTCCCATTTCTTGCATTTCTAGTTGGCATTACGCAATCAAACATATCAACCCCTCTATAAATCCCTTCTATCAAATCCTCTGGAGTTCCAACACCCATTAAATATCTAGGCTTAGATTCTGGCATAAGATTTGTAGTAATTTCAATCGTATCATACATAGCATTTTTTTCTTCACCAACAGCAAGTCCACCTATTGCAAATCCATCAAAAGCACAATTTTGATACATTGTATTTACTAATTCATTTGCAGATATAGTTCTTGCTTCTTTATCTACCCCACCTTGAATGATTGCAAAGATTTTATTATTTGGGTGAGATTCTTTTTTGTAATAATGATGTTTTATTGATCTTTTTGCCCAAACACTAGTTCTTTTTATGGATTCTAAAATTCTATCTTTTGTATTTGGCAGTGCTATTAAATCATCTAAAATCATCATAATATTACTATTTAGATTGTATTGTATATCTAATACACTCTCTGGTGTGAAAAAATGCCTACTTCCATCAATATGACTTTTAAATAAGATTCCATCTTCATTTGGTTTGCCACCTAAGCTAAAAGCTTGGAATCCTCCACTATCTGTAAGAAAACTACCATTAAATCCGCTAAATTTATGTAATCCGCCCATATTTTTTATGACTTTATCTCCAGGGCGTAAATATAAATGATATGTATTTGCAAGTATTATCTTTGAGTGAATATTTTCTATATCATTAAAATCAAGCCCTTTTACACATGCTTGTGTGCCAACAGGCATAAATACAGGTGTTTGAATGACATTATTATTTAGTGTTAAGATTCCAGCCCTTGCTTTATTATCTTTTGCTTCTAGTTTCCAAATCATTTTATAATTATAGCCATGATTTTTATTACTTAGCTAAAATATGTTTTTTAAAAGTATTTTTTCTAAAGGTGGTTAATGAAACAAGTTTTAATTATTGCAGATGGCAAAATTGCTAAAATTTTTATAGAATCTTTGCTTGAAAAATATTTTAGTAACAACTATTATATTATCATCTCCAATGATATAGAAATAACTTCTTTAAAATTTTCATCATCATTTAAAGTATATAACTTTGACCCATTAGCAAGTTCTAGACTAAAGCCTTTTATTGCAAATAGTTTATATGATGTTTTTGTGATAATGCAAGATAAAGATGAACGAGATGAAGTTTGTTCTATCATTAGAAAAATCAACAAAGATATACCAATCATTATTTCATGTGAATCCAAATCGCAAGTAAAGCAAGATTTGCTAGATGATCCAAATCTAAATACTATATCTACTAGTTTTATTACAGCACGGGCACTTATTGGTAAGATTCCAAATATTCCAAGCATTGCTAGAGGTTTTGGGCTAAATAAGGGTGAGATTATGCAAATTAATATTCCATTTGGAAGTGCATATTCATATATTAGCATTGGTTCAATCCAACAAAAAGGATGGCGGATTGTAGGAATTTATAGAAAAAATAGTTTTATAATTACCAACAAAGCAACAATAATCCAGCCAAATGACAGCTTGCTTGTTATAGGCGATCCAATGGTATTAAATAATATTTATAAAAAAATGATTGCAAATACAGGTAATTTCCCAGCACCTTTTGGAATTGATATTTATGTTTATATTGATTTTAAATTTTATTCACAAAAAGAGATTGATGATATTATATTAGATTCTCTTTGGATACATAAAAAAATAAAAAATGAAAAATTGATAATTAATATTTTAAACCCAAGCAATATAAAAAGATTAGTTGATATTAAAGCAATACAGCAAGATGGAGTAATTATAAATATTGATTATAATCAAAAAAATATTTCTCAAAAAATAGAAGAAGATTCTGCCAATAAAATAGGCTTGATTATGGTTGCCCCTAGTGTATTTAAAAGAAATAAAAATCGCAGGATTTTGTATAAAGCAAATTCTCCAATTTTAAAAATTGGCAAAAATACCAGACTTAGTGAATTAGAAACTACATTGATATTTTGTTCTCAAAACTCTAAACATGTGCAAAATATCTCGTATTCACTGATTGATTTTGCATCACAGCTTAAATTGGATATCAAGTTATATGAATTTCAATTAGATGAAGATTATAATGCAAAAATTGCTACTTATTATCAAAATATAGGAAGATTGCTTAATAAACGTATTACAATAGAACATACAAGCAATAAAAATCCTATTTTTTGGCTTCACCGAAGTGATGAAAAGTTGATACAATTTATCCCGCTTGAAATTGATTTATTGCAACGAAGAATCTTTTGGTTGCTAAATAAAAATGCTGATTATTTATCACTAAATATAGATAAAAATCCACAGATATTAATGCCAATGTAGGCATTTCAAAAATATGTGAGATTTTTAAGAAAAAAGTCGTAGAATCCAAAAATTGATATTAATACAAAGTTGTGGTAAATGGCAGAAATCATACATCTAAAAACAGATTCTAATTCCTATGATATAATCATTGATTCTTTAAAAAAAATAGATTTGGATAAATACAGCAAGATTCTAATTGTTACAAATCCATGTGTAAGTGCATTGCACATTAGTAAATTGTTATCTTGTTTTAATCACAAATATACTTTTATTTGCACATTAAAAGATGGTGAGCAATACAAGAATCTTGCAAGTATAGAATCTATCTTAGAAAATGCTTTTATACATAAACTTGATAGAAAATCATTAATCATTTCATTTGGTGGCGGTGTGATTAGTGATATGAGTGGATTTGCTGCATCGATTTATCAAAGAGGTATTGATTTTATTTCTATTCCTACTACGCTTTTAGCACAAGTTGATGCTAGTGTAGGTGGGAAAACAGGTATAAATAATTCATTTGGCAAGAATCTAATAGGAACATTTTATCAACCAAAATCAGTATATATTGATATAGATTTTTTATCTACATTGCCAAAACGAGAGTTTAATGCTGGGATTAGCGAGATTATAAAAATGGCTGTTTGTTTTGATAGAGATTTTTTTATTTGGTTAGAGAGTGCTGATTTGATCAATAATAAAAAAGATTTAGAATATGCTATTTTTAAAAGTGTATCAATAAAGGCAGATATTGTTTGTAAAGATGAAAAAGAAAATGGTATTCGTGCAGGACTAAATTATGGACATACATTTGGGCATGTAATTGAATTGCTTGGGAATTACTCTTTATATTTACATGGAGAAAGTGTAGGTATGGGAATGTGTAAGGCAAATAATCTTGCTGTATTACTTAATAAATTGGATATAAAAGATTCTATTAGAATCTCAAATTTGCTCAAAAAATATCAAATTCCTACAGAATATAAAATACAGGATTTAAATGATTTTTATGATAGATTATTTTTAGATAAAAAAAGTCAAAATAATAATTTAAGATTTATATTGCCAAATGATATTGGAGATATGGAAATCATTACAAATCCACCAAAAGAGTTGTTGTTTGAAGCTATGAGTATTTAATTTTTAGGTATTTAAGTGATTAGAATTTTTATTATTTGTTTATTTTTTGATCTAGCATTTGGTTATATTGCAGATAAAGATAATTATATGCAAAGTCAATATTATAATGAGCTTGATTTAATTAATCGCTACATTAAAGATAATCCTTGGATATTAAAATATAAAAATTATAACGAATACAATTCCGCATACAACGAAATGATTGATATTGAAAAAAAAATAGAATCCTTAAAAAAGCTTCCATCTACAAAACAAATACAAAATGAAATACATTCCTTAGAACAAAAATATTATACAATCAAGCGTCAAGAAGAATTACTTCATAATTATAAAAATGAACCATACAAGGATTTGATTACTCCACAAAGTGGGCTAGAGATTCCAAATATTACTAATCCTTTTTTAATTACAGCTGGATTTTCATATA encodes:
- a CDS encoding TrkA C-terminal domain-containing protein, which codes for MKQVLIIADGKIAKIFIESLLEKYFSNNYYIIISNDIEITSLKFSSSFKVYNFDPLASSRLKPFIANSLYDVFVIMQDKDERDEVCSIIRKINKDIPIIISCESKSQVKQDLLDDPNLNTISTSFITARALIGKIPNIPSIARGFGLNKGEIMQINIPFGSAYSYISIGSIQQKGWRIVGIYRKNSFIITNKATIIQPNDSLLVIGDPMVLNNIYKKMIANTGNFPAPFGIDIYVYIDFKFYSQKEIDDIILDSLWIHKKIKNEKLIINILNPSNIKRLVDIKAIQQDGVIINIDYNQKNISQKIEEDSANKIGLIMVAPSVFKRNKNRRILYKANSPILKIGKNTRLSELETTLIFCSQNSKHVQNISYSLIDFASQLKLDIKLYEFQLDEDYNAKIATYYQNIGRLLNKRITIEHTSNKNPIFWLHRSDEKLIQFIPLEIDLLQRRIFWLLNKNADYLSLNIDKNPQILMPM
- the aroB gene encoding 3-dehydroquinate synthase; the protein is MAEIIHLKTDSNSYDIIIDSLKKIDLDKYSKILIVTNPCVSALHISKLLSCFNHKYTFICTLKDGEQYKNLASIESILENAFIHKLDRKSLIISFGGGVISDMSGFAASIYQRGIDFISIPTTLLAQVDASVGGKTGINNSFGKNLIGTFYQPKSVYIDIDFLSTLPKREFNAGISEIIKMAVCFDRDFFIWLESADLINNKKDLEYAIFKSVSIKADIVCKDEKENGIRAGLNYGHTFGHVIELLGNYSLYLHGESVGMGMCKANNLAVLLNKLDIKDSIRISNLLKKYQIPTEYKIQDLNDFYDRLFLDKKSQNNNLRFILPNDIGDMEIITNPPKELLFEAMSI
- the purB gene encoding adenylosuccinate lyase, which encodes MVERYAREEMKRLWDKEAKFSYWLEVEKSVVRGWNELGLISDDECSKIVENAKFNIDEMEEIEKITKHDLIAFTTSVANSLGEENRWFHYGITSSDTIDTAVALQIRDSLLLIIDDAELLLSKLQEKAFYYKDTLMVGRSHGIHGEPTTFGLVISIWYDEIKVQIQSLKSLLDIVCIGKISGAMGNMAHSPIELEEFVCRDLGLGVAKISNQVIQRDRYARLFSEIALLASSCEKIAVAIRHFQRTEVYECEEYFSSGQKGSSAMPHKRNPVLSENITGLCRILRSYVIPAMENVALWHERDISHSSVERFILPDAFITLDFMLNRLSNLIENLVVYEKNMLKNLNLTGGLVFSQRILLELPKKGISRENAYKIVQRNAMKVWQDLQNGKSALNDKNESLYLQYLLQDSELANHLSESEIRECFDYEYYKKNVDKIFKRVFEGKF
- the tgt gene encoding tRNA guanosine(34) transglycosylase Tgt yields the protein MIWKLEAKDNKARAGILTLNNNVIQTPVFMPVGTQACVKGLDFNDIENIHSKIILANTYHLYLRPGDKVIKNMGGLHKFSGFNGSFLTDSGGFQAFSLGGKPNEDGILFKSHIDGSRHFFTPESVLDIQYNLNSNIMMILDDLIALPNTKDRILESIKRTSVWAKRSIKHHYYKKESHPNNKIFAIIQGGVDKEARTISANELVNTMYQNCAFDGFAIGGLAVGEEKNAMYDTIEITTNLMPESKPRYLMGVGTPEDLIEGIYRGVDMFDCVMPTRNARNGTIFTRFGRLSIKNANLKEDCSPIDENCKCYTCKNFSKGYLNHLYRANETLYIRLASIHNLYFYLEITRLAREAIMNNCFLSWRKEMLANLA